The Panicum virgatum strain AP13 chromosome 3N, P.virgatum_v5, whole genome shotgun sequence genome includes the window TGCATATGCACAAGGCAGTAAAGCCCATGCAAGTGAACAACAGGCACTAAGATATTGCaagtaaaaagaaaagaagccaATTAGACACGAGTCCTGGACTAGGATAAAAATGCAGCTGTGGTGGCTCTAAAAAGGTCACAAGGAGCACGATGCACTTACAGAATATCTTCCCATCGCCAATTTCTCCTGTTCTTGCCTTTTCAATTATTTTGTCGATTACTGCTTCAACCTGGTGGAAAAGAAACATttaatgatgatgcaagaggaaaGCAATAAAATCCATACAGAATGGAGCGCAATAACATTGTAACAATGTCATAGACATTTACAGGGAaagtagaaaaggaaaaaaatgatcaCCAATCTGTCATGAAAGGTATGGCATTGCAGTGTTTTTCTGGTAGAAGTATATCTGTTAAGGTCACAGTCACTAGTAAATAAAGTAATTACCTGCTCCTTGCAGACCACTATTTCCATTTTGACTTTAGCAATAAATGTATCTTCCGAAAATTCTGACCCTGAATACTCAAAGCAAAACAAGCGTCAGCATTGATATCTTAAAACCATGGGAACCTCAAATTTTTCTCAACATCACGGAACCATTATCCCCAATCCTGTTAGTAGACATGTTTCACATCTGTACACCAGCCATCTGATACCGGTGTCAAAATTGATAAAAGCATGAAACTACGTCATAACAGCACAGAGTTGAAACCGGTCTAAAGAGACTTCTGGCTAATACTGTTCCCGGTAACGATCAACATACTCGGCCACATGCTCCTCTGAACACATTTCTGCCCAATTCTAGGAGTATAACTTGCAGAAACTATACTCCAATGCAAAACCGCAGTCAATGGCAGGCAGAGCCACGCAAGTGCATAGCCATCAGCAGAGCGAAGCCGTACCTCCATGCCGCTCCGTTGACCCTCCCTGCGCCCCGAATCCCCGCACATCCGACACCGTCACACCTCTGATCCCCATCTCCAACAAGCCCTGCAGAATCCCCAAACCTGTCTGACTGAACAGCTCGCGTGCAACTCAAGGACCCAGAGCCACGGAGCCACACTCACCGAGGACACGTGCGGCACCCTCCACGGCCTGCACAAATTCCGCACGCTTCAGCAAGGACCAACCAGATTCTGTCATCACAATCACTAAATTCCGGGAAGCGCACAAACCTAAGAATGGCCTCGATCTTGTAGAACTCCGATTCAGGCAAGTACCCTGAGAAATCGACCGACCGAGGCAGCGCAATCAGCGGCAATCCAACAAGCCCGGCTCGATTTGGGCAGGAATGAACCGAGCAGAGGCATCATAAATGAAGTTTTTGTTGGAAGGCAAGGGCTCCCGACCTGGGTCGGCGGCGCTCTGGGCGCGCACGGCGGAGGCAGGGAGGCGACGAGAGGCCGACGTCGCTTGGAGCGGCCTCGCAGCCCCAgaggggaggaggcgggcgaCGGGGGAGGGTCGCAGGGTCGACGGAGATTGGAGGATGAGGACGCCGGgcacgggagcggcggcggcggcagaggtcgCTGGCGACATGCTGCAGCCTTCGGTGGTTGTACGGCGCCCCGGCGAGGTTTGGTCTTCAGTTGACTCGGTTCGCTCGCCGCTCTTCGGCTCTCATGAGTCATGAGAGGTCAGATTCTCAAGCTGGTAGAAGGCGGGAAAAATGAAATACGTAAACATCCTTGGAAAACCGAAACTGCCTCAACTCCGTGTTGTATACAAAAGTAAACATCCGCCATTAAGAATGGCGGGTCaaatggattttttttatttaaatgaaAATCCCACTGGTTCACTGCTGTTGACTGTGGTCCAACCGTCCAACCCTTCTTTCTCGGCAAAATTGGATCATACCATTAAAAAGAACACAACTTTAGATATATATACCATCgaaagaacatatatatatatacaccatCAAAAAATACAATTCTACAGCTATATACCATTCCGTCAGCTTCTATTAGGTTAACCgttagttttaattttttttagccAGCACATGTTAGGAAGTTACAATTTTGCCCCTGCCCCCTCAGAAACAAGGCAGAGAGAAGGAGCGCTGCATCCTATCGCTCGTGTGGCGCCTCCCCCACGCGAGGGCCTCCTGGCGGCGCCTTCCCCTCCCCGGCGGCTCCTCCCCTGCGCAAGACCTCCCGGAGGCGCCTCCCCGCGCGCGGCCTTCCCGGCGTGCGGCCTCCCCCCGCGCACGACCTCCCCCCGCGCGcggcctccccggcggcgcggcgaggcctcCCGgtgacgccccccccccccctcccacgCACGAGGATCTCCTCAGCAAATTAGGTATCCCCATCTTTCTCTTCtttctccctttctttcttggttataaACCCTAACTGGTTCCTCTCCCCATCTCTCACAGTGTGgccatattttctttttctcagcaAGAGTATACCATCTTTGTGTTGTATCTTAATCATTTCTGGGCACTTGTTATTTATGCTTCGAATTATTTGCTCCACAAAGGCTGAGCAAAAAGATGCTCTTAATAACATGGTGCTGCCGGCATATCAAATTTACAGAGTGAAGGTTTCCTAAGTACCTGGACGGATTCCTTTGTTGGTCGATGGGTTCCATAAAGCGTAACCCTGGTAAGAATTGTggtcatatttttttttctcagcaAGGGTATAACGGTCAGAGTTAATTGGGAGATAACAGAGATGGTAAGCAGCTAAAAAAATACTATCTTCTAATAATATATATCTATAATATATTCTTTCGATGGTATATATTTAAAGTTATGTTCTTTTAATGATATGGATCCAATTTTGCCtcctttctcctcttcctctcccagGCCATTCccccctcccttctctctctcgttCTCTCCGGCACGGCCTCCCTTTCTTAGAGGCACCGGCGCGCCGCCCTGGGCCGGTTCTTCGTCGGGcgcttcgccggcgacgaggatcCGGCGGGTACGCCTTCCATTCCCTTCTCCTCCCCTCCTGTGCGAAATCGAGTACCCAAAACCCTAATGTATGCTATTTGTATTCGATTTTGACCGTGTTTTTCACATGCTAAATtcgatttttatttttgcaaaatCTATTGGGTGCGCATGTGTACAACCATGCCCTTTACTCGGTCCGCTCCTGACTCGCGATTCGATCTCTTTGTTGCGCGTTGCGTGCCGCGATGGAGTGCTGGGCACCCGTTTATTCCCCTTAGTTTTTCAGCTTAGTCCCCACGCCCCACGTTTAGTCGACTTCCTAGCGAACCCTGCTGCTGCGACGTTGCCTGATTGTTTTTCTGTGTCTTGCAGGGGCATGCGAGCCTGGAGCATTAGTTGATCGAAAATGGTGATGGCAACATTCTTCTCTGCCCTGTTTATATGCTTGTGTTGCTTCTTCTCTGTGTATGCTGTGTTTACTCGTTGGGTTCTTGGTGAATGCAGGTTAAACTCGAAGATTATGCCGAGGACGCCGGCCCAGATGCTGATGCCAGGGATTCCAGGGGGGCTGCTGTGGATCTACTGCCTGGCTCGGTGCATGCCAGCTTGAAGGAGGAGGTGATATGCTCCTTGACAATTAGTGCTTGTAGGGTGTGGTTTCTGTCGTAGATGCAAAATTAGTAAGACACACCTGTAGTGAAGGAACAATGCTAATTTCTGCATTGGGTGCTAGTTGCAAGCTGTGCTTGAGTTATACGCTTTGATGTTTCTAGTAAATGAGATTTAAACCAATATGATGCTTGGGCATCTTTGTACCAATCTATTTTATCGTTGgatcttttctttccttttttttcttattaaaCAAGTAGCTTCTAATTGAATCAGTGGTGAAATCCATTTTTAGCTTTGGAGAACTAATAATTAATAATATGTCCTGTCATAGAGCGCATCCAGCATGACCTAAATGAATTATGTCATTTCAAATATGATACCTGGTTTGGATTTTTAATATGTGCTTAAGATTTTGGATTGCTATTTAACACTACTAAAGATCCCTGTTTTAAAAAACGTTTTAAAActacgtttaatcttgattaaactctaaactttggcctagcgttgcgtttaatcacagtgtcgtttaatcacaaaagacgtttaatcacaaaaaactctaaaccataggctagcgttcgcctagcgtctagcgttttttaaaACCTTGCTAAAGATGAGATATGTTTTGTTTTTGGTTAGAAAATATTTGGATGTAACTGGAATGCTATCTATGAAATTGCAAACATAACTAGACATTTCTATTTTCACAAGAGTACAGTCATTTTAGTGCATTAATTCCACTTTGGTAAGTTATGATACTGACTGGTGCGCACTATAGGAAGGTCAACCAAGTTCTTCATCCAGTAGTCTAAGACTACAATTTATTGGAATGGGTTTTTCACCAAAGCTGGTAGACAAGGTGCTCCAGAGACATGGTATGCCTCTTTCTACGACATGTCTTTTCTAACATGTATAGTGATGTGAAACAATCACCAAAGTCAAAACTGCCTAACACTTTGTTTTAGTCTacaaattaattgcatatattATCTCACGCAGGTGACGATGATTCTAACACCATATTGGAATCTCTTTTGTCCTATTCTGTAAGTGCTTTGCCAATTTCCTTGTCTAGTTGATGCTACTAGCAGTGATCAGTGTCTAACTTTAAAATAAAATAACCTTGCTTCTTGCAAAGGCCTTTTCTTTACATAGCTATGACACACCTAATTATATTGTGTTGACCTTTATTATACCCTGTGTTGCTGATTCCTTTCCTGATACTATTCTAGTGTTCATTGTGATCTTCATTGTGCTACTTTATCCTTATTAaattcttaatatattgatgcataTCAGAATAGTCTATGGTGCTTCCATGTTAGATATCAGAGGTGATACTTCTGCGTAAGTAGTTACCTCATTTATTACGCAAGTCTGCTGTAAGAAAGAATAGTACAAGTCCTATTAGAGCTCGCTATCCATTTTAACTATTTATAATTTCTAGCTTTTTAAAAGAGAAATTCCTTAATTATTCCTTCATTTCCCACACTTTTGCTAGTTACTTAACTTTATTTTAGGAACCTTGAAGTAATTGGAATCACATTTTACTTAGCTGGATTTTGTACCCTATTCAGCATCTGATTTGTAGATTTTAATAAGATTTCATTTGCATCCCCATGATCAGTTCGTTAGTCGCCTTCATCACCATCCTAATACCCGAGACTGTATTCAATATTTTATGAGGATTCCGTTGTCTCCTGGGATGCCCGGCTGGTTGAGCAAGTAATTAGGGAAACGACAACGCGAACCAATAACAATTCTTGAACACTAGTACATTTGTTGTGTCTTGTGTGTTGGGAAAGAAAAGTAGGGTATTGGCTTGAAGAAACTCTCCTTCCTTTATGTTGTAGGACCTTCCGCTGTCAGGATCTGAATCTTCAGGTTCGTTGGGAAGTCTATTTGATTCTGATAATGAAGAAAACAATTCTCCTTTAGAGTCTAGGAAAGGAATCGACCAAGACATCAAGGTGATCTCTTAGCACAAGGAGTTGATCATTGCCCTACTTGTTTGAAATTCTTTGAATCAATCTTAAGAATATTTCTCTGTCTTCAGCCGAAGCCTGATTCTTTCTCAGAAAAGTGGTCATATTTACTCCGAACAATGTACTTTTCACAACAAGAAGTTGATTTAGCCTTCAAGAAACTGGGTATGTACATGCTCTTGAGCAACTGACAAATTTGTTCTTGATTGTTTAGATTGTGTGCTGTTGCTTGACTTCATGCAAAATCTTGAAACAGCTCCAAGACTACTGATTAAAAACTTTAAAAACATGTATGATAATCCAACTTGTTTTTCTTGATACTCAGTATGAAATATAGTAATACTCCAGAATATGCTTAATTTCAGGTGACGAAGCTCCATTAGAACAGCTCGTAGACTGCATTGTCAGTGCTCAATCAggaggatcctctggagaactGGAAAATGGTGATGCTACAAATGAGGTTTGTACTTTATCCTGTTGcctttttatttaattctatgtAGTTTATGTATATGAATTATCCCCTGACACATGAAGTGAACTAGTTATTACAAAAGTCTTCGAGATATGGATTTACATTCGAAAGAGATTTTTTTTGGTAAAATGTTTCCTTCTGCAACATTTGTACTTATTAGTTCGAAGCTATAACATTGTATACTTGCCCAATTCTGCGTTGATGGTTCCAGTTTGTACTATATCATGGTTTTTCTGAAAGGATTATATCCTTTTAA containing:
- the LOC120664171 gene encoding nitrogen regulatory protein P-II homolog, which produces MSPATSAAAAAPVPGVLILQSPSTLRPSPVARLLPSGAARPLQATSASRRLPASAVRAQSAADPGYLPESEFYKIEAILRPWRVPHVSSGLLEMGIRGVTVSDVRGFGAQGGSTERHGGSEFSEDTFIAKVKMEIVVCKEQVEAVIDKIIEKARTGEIGDGKIFLIPVSDVVRIRTGESGKEAERMTGGLSDRLSSVVSIS